The nucleotide window CCGGTCTTCTTGATCTGGCTGAGCGCAATGTGGCCGCAGATGATCGCAGCGAGTGAAACGAAGAACGCGCTGACCAGGGAAATGATCGCGAGGACGTTGTACTTGTCTGCCGCGGACGGCGCACCGTAGCCCTGGCTGGAGTAGGCCGCGGGGGCGGCCGGCGCAGCGCCGTAGGCGGGCGCGGCCGGCGGGGCGTATGCCGGCGGCGGGGTGGGCTGGTTGTCGGACGGCGGGTTCACCGGGGGCTGGTTCGGGTCGGTCATGTCGAAAGACTCCTTCGAATTGGTGCAGCGTAGGGCAGCGCTCGACGTTGGGTTCAGCGGTGCCATAGTGGCACCCACGCCGCGGGGGTGTCAACGTGTTGCCACAGCATGCAACCCCCGCGCCCAGAGTATCG belongs to Cryobacterium sp. SO2 and includes:
- a CDS encoding DUF4190 domain-containing protein, which codes for MTDPNQPPVNPPSDNQPTPPPAYAPPAAPAYGAAPAAPAAYSSQGYGAPSAADKYNVLAIISLVSAFFVSLAAIICGHIALSQIKKTGEKGRGLAIAGLVLGYVGLISGIIFFIVIILAWIAAINSGSYTTY